The DNA region CTTAACGCCGAAGGGCTGAAAAACGTAAAAGGCGTAACAGATTCGCTGAAAGCCCTTGATGTTTACAGGGATTTCCAGCCCCACCTCGTTATACTTGATCTGATCATGCCCGTGAAGGACGGTTTCTCCGTCATGGAGGACATCAGGCGGCTCGATCCCGACACGTCTGCGGTTCTTGTGCTCACCTCCCAGAAAGAACAGGCCATCCGTATCCAGGCTCTCAATTCGGGGGCCAGGGACTTTCTCACCAAGCCTTTTGACAGGGCCGAGGCCCTCGCCCGCATAGCGAATCTTCTGCAGATGAGCCTCCTCTACGGCAGGGTGAGGGATCAGAACAGGCACCTTGAGCGCGTTGTGGCCCAGCGCACCAGGGAGTTGCAGGAAACGCGGTTTCAGATAATCAAGCGTCTGGGCAAGGCCGCCGAATACAAGGACGAGGACACGGGGCTCCACATCATGCGCATGAGCCGCATGTGCGGCCTTCTGGCCTACCTGGCCGGCCTTCCAATCGACCGGTGCGAGCTTATGGAGCAGGCCAGCCCCATGCACGATATAGGGAAGATAGGAATTCCCGACCACATACTTCAAAAGCAGGGCTCCCTCACCCACGACGAATACGAGGTCATGAAAACCCATACCACCATAGGCGCGGATCTGCTTTCGGGGGACGACTCGAAGCTGTTGCAGGTGGCGGGTTCCATTGCCTTGAACCATCATGAGCATTGGGACGGCAAGGGTTATCCGTCGGGGGCCACAGGGGAGGAAATACCCGTCGAAGGACGGATCTGCGCGATTTGCGACA from Deltaproteobacteria bacterium includes:
- a CDS encoding response regulator; the encoded protein is MLPKEELAEARILIIDDAPEIVRLLTFYLNAEGLKNVKGVTDSLKALDVYRDFQPHLVILDLIMPVKDGFSVMEDIRRLDPDTSAVLVLTSQKEQAIRIQALNSGARDFLTKPFDRAEALARIANLLQMSLLYGRVRDQNRHLERVVAQRTRELQETRFQIIKRLGKAAEYKDEDTGLHIMRMSRMCGLLAYLAGLPIDRCELMEQASPMHDIGKIGIPDHILQKQGSLTHDEYEVMKTHTTIGADLLSGDDSKLLQVAGSIALNHHEHWDGKGYPSGATGEEIPVEGRICAICDTFDALTSRRPYKSPWTPVNAAAELHNLKGRNFDPQLVDTFLEHLPEMVEAVEDIHE